A window of Synechococcus sp. MEDNS5 contains these coding sequences:
- a CDS encoding APC family permease: MAATLKRDLGLNSLILTVVTGTIGSGWLFAPYFCARIAGPASLLAWVIGGVMAFLLALVFAELGALVSSSGALAQLPLLSHGRLSGFIGGWSAWISYVSLPTIEVLALLQYLSSVLPWLTRDVGSSQYLTGAGQLVAVALLVLFTWINLAGVSQLARWIDGLTLWKLVVPLLVSISLMLMSGHWSNLQLPVPGQQDTLVDAIGSGGILFSLLGFRTAMDLAGEVRDPQRNVPLAMGVGLGLCLLIYLVLQLGFLVSIPPEALQEGWSRLSLSAHGGPLVALATGLGLGWIATLLLIDAVASPGATGMAYLGISARVSWMMGECRLLPGALGRLNSRGVPHWSLISSLVISTVLLWLAPSWQDVVSFLTSTLIIALAMGPVSLLALRRQLPNAPRRFQIPCPWLLSGMAFVMATWATSWSGREALEGAVLVIAVPSLIYALSNAWKGQPIELSSGLWWALYLGLLILDMELFSTGQPLELPMGWHLSVLAGLALGVMPLAVNSALKDASPHALTPLTQPTGSTQST; encoded by the coding sequence TTGGCAGCGACCCTCAAACGCGACCTGGGCCTCAACTCCCTGATTCTTACGGTGGTGACCGGCACCATCGGCTCAGGCTGGCTGTTCGCTCCCTATTTCTGTGCCCGCATCGCAGGCCCCGCAAGCCTGCTGGCCTGGGTGATCGGCGGAGTCATGGCCTTTCTTCTCGCTCTGGTGTTCGCTGAGCTGGGCGCTCTGGTGAGCAGCTCCGGAGCCCTGGCCCAGCTGCCCCTGCTCAGCCACGGACGCCTGTCGGGATTCATCGGCGGCTGGAGCGCCTGGATCTCCTACGTGTCGCTGCCCACAATCGAAGTGCTGGCCCTGCTCCAATACCTCTCGAGCGTGCTGCCCTGGCTCACCCGCGATGTGGGCAGCTCTCAGTACCTCACGGGCGCCGGCCAGCTTGTGGCGGTGGCCCTGCTGGTGCTGTTCACCTGGATCAATCTTGCAGGCGTCAGCCAACTGGCGCGCTGGATCGACGGTCTCACCCTGTGGAAACTCGTCGTTCCCCTGCTGGTGTCCATCAGCCTGATGCTGATGTCAGGCCACTGGAGCAATCTGCAACTGCCGGTACCAGGGCAGCAAGACACGCTGGTGGATGCCATCGGTAGCGGCGGAATTCTGTTCAGCCTGCTGGGTTTCCGCACGGCGATGGACCTCGCCGGGGAAGTGCGCGATCCCCAGCGCAATGTCCCCCTTGCCATGGGGGTCGGACTGGGCCTGTGTTTGCTGATTTATCTCGTGCTGCAGCTCGGCTTTCTGGTCAGCATCCCACCGGAGGCCTTGCAAGAGGGTTGGAGCCGTCTCAGCCTCAGTGCCCATGGGGGTCCGCTCGTGGCGCTGGCCACAGGTTTGGGCCTGGGCTGGATAGCCACCCTGCTGCTCATCGATGCCGTGGCCTCCCCCGGTGCCACAGGCATGGCCTACCTGGGGATTTCCGCACGGGTGAGCTGGATGATGGGAGAGTGCCGACTGCTTCCGGGCGCTCTCGGGCGCTTGAACAGTCGGGGGGTCCCCCACTGGTCGCTGATCAGCAGCCTGGTGATCAGCACCGTTCTTCTATGGCTGGCGCCGAGCTGGCAGGACGTGGTCAGCTTTCTGACCTCCACCTTGATCATCGCCCTGGCCATGGGCCCGGTGAGCCTGCTCGCCCTGCGCCGCCAACTGCCGAACGCTCCCAGGCGCTTTCAGATTCCCTGCCCCTGGCTGCTCAGCGGCATGGCCTTCGTGATGGCCACCTGGGCGACAAGCTGGAGCGGGCGGGAGGCTTTGGAGGGAGCCGTGCTGGTGATTGCGGTTCCCAGCCTGATCTACGCCCTCAGCAACGCCTGGAAAGGCCAGCCGATCGAGCTGTCAAGCGGACTGTGGTGGGCGCTGTATCTCGGTCTGTTGATTCTTGATATGGAACTGTTCAGCACAGGCCAGCCCCTGGAATTGCCCATGGGCTGGCACCTCTCCGTGCTGGCAGGTCTGGCTCTAGGGGTGATGCCACTGGCGGTGAACAGTGCGCTGAAGGATGCCTCACCCCATGCGCTCACGCCGCTGACACAACCGACAGGCAGCACTCAATCCACCTGA
- a CDS encoding aminotransferase class IV, whose product MSAPVLGWINGHWSEAKTLGLPLTDRGLQLADGLFETVLVLNGDAQLLDAHLQRWQHSAALLGMAPPPSQSWLHLLIQEGIAKADLNGPGLAGALRLNWSRGQAAERGIGLPPGEPDRDAHCFWLTLQRHHPCFTPAQAWISVEEQRNASSRLSRCKTFAYGQAIQARREAQTHGAELALLRNTSGELCCGDSANLLLRRQGQWITPPLSSGCLPGVMRARALELGLAVEAHLGPDLQTGDLALLINSLSCRPLQMLNAQALQPCSNPEQLWRELLQA is encoded by the coding sequence ATGAGCGCTCCGGTACTGGGATGGATCAACGGCCACTGGAGTGAAGCCAAGACCCTGGGTCTCCCCTTGACGGACAGGGGGTTGCAGCTCGCGGACGGTCTGTTTGAAACCGTGCTCGTCCTTAACGGGGACGCCCAATTGCTGGACGCCCACCTGCAGCGCTGGCAGCACAGCGCAGCCCTTCTGGGGATGGCACCGCCACCCAGCCAGTCCTGGCTCCATCTGCTGATCCAAGAGGGCATCGCCAAAGCAGACCTCAACGGTCCAGGCCTGGCGGGGGCCCTGCGGCTGAACTGGAGCCGCGGCCAAGCAGCCGAGCGGGGCATCGGCCTGCCCCCTGGCGAACCCGATCGCGACGCGCACTGCTTCTGGCTCACCCTGCAGCGCCATCACCCCTGCTTCACCCCTGCCCAGGCCTGGATCAGCGTTGAGGAGCAACGCAACGCCTCCAGCCGGTTGAGCCGCTGCAAAACCTTTGCCTACGGCCAGGCGATCCAGGCCCGCCGGGAAGCCCAGACGCACGGCGCCGAACTGGCCCTGCTGCGCAACACCAGCGGAGAGCTCTGCTGTGGCGACAGCGCCAACCTGCTCCTGCGGCGGCAGGGCCAGTGGATCACACCGCCTCTGAGCAGCGGCTGCCTGCCCGGGGTGATGCGGGCCCGGGCTCTGGAGCTGGGTCTGGCCGTGGAGGCGCACCTTGGCCCCGACCTGCAGACAGGGGACCTAGCTCTGCTCATCAACAGCCTCAGCTGCCGCCCCCTGCAGATGCTCAATGCACAGGCATTGCAACCGTGCTCGAATCCGGAGCAGCTCTGGAGAGAGCTCCTGCAGGCTTAG